In the genome of Rhizobium etli 8C-3, one region contains:
- a CDS encoding cupin domain-containing protein, which yields MSNYRARPPALATLLLDDAVVRITRWDFEPGADTGVHTHGLGYVVVPMTDCKFLLEDRDGSRRVDVAMGAAYRREAGAEHNVVNAGSEPMSFIEIEYK from the coding sequence ATGAGCAACTACCGTGCCCGCCCGCCTGCCCTTGCGACGCTTCTTCTCGATGATGCCGTCGTGCGCATCACGCGCTGGGACTTCGAGCCGGGTGCAGATACCGGCGTGCATACTCACGGACTCGGCTATGTCGTCGTGCCGATGACTGATTGCAAATTCCTGCTCGAGGACCGGGACGGCAGTCGGCGCGTCGACGTGGCCATGGGTGCTGCCTACCGGCGCGAGGCGGGAGCGGAGCACAATGTCGTCAATGCCGGAAGCGAGCCGATGTCCTTTATCGAGATAGAATACAAATAA
- a CDS encoding Fic family protein — MPGQFKSTSNRAGGTTFVRPPDEVLGTFDKGFEIYSRLDVPFDRAVFMMFMVAEVHPFSDGNGRSAHIMMNAELAAANESRIIIPTIYRSNYLEGLSLMSNHGNPDTLIKTLEFGQRYVHSFDWSNFDQSLNVLKKTNAFMRPEEGDRDGIRLRLPRAVDFAPDNDENDGGDGSGGGASGGVSRTQRGARASSKKSASSSERQGVESMDQVNQGVGFAGQLRRLGTSLWSGLMGGG; from the coding sequence ATGCCTGGTCAGTTCAAGTCGACTTCGAACCGCGCTGGCGGGACCACGTTTGTCAGACCACCGGACGAGGTTCTCGGCACCTTCGATAAGGGGTTTGAAATCTACAGCCGCCTCGACGTCCCATTTGATCGAGCGGTTTTCATGATGTTCATGGTTGCGGAGGTTCATCCCTTCTCAGACGGAAATGGCCGATCCGCGCATATCATGATGAATGCTGAGCTTGCGGCAGCGAACGAGTCGCGAATTATTATCCCGACCATATATCGCTCGAACTACCTGGAAGGCCTGAGCCTGATGTCCAATCATGGAAATCCGGACACGCTCATTAAAACGTTGGAATTCGGTCAGCGATATGTTCACAGCTTCGATTGGTCCAACTTTGATCAGTCGCTCAATGTCCTTAAGAAAACCAATGCTTTCATGCGTCCCGAAGAGGGAGACCGCGACGGTATCCGTCTGCGTTTGCCGAGGGCAGTCGATTTTGCTCCGGACAATGATGAAAACGATGGCGGCGACGGCTCCGGCGGCGGAGCTTCTGGTGGCGTCAGCCGTACGCAACGAGGTGCGCGGGCATCGTCTAAGAAGAGCGCTTCCTCCAGCGAGCGGCAGGGCGTTGAATCCATGGATCAGGTGAACCAGGGAGTTGGCTTCGCAGGTCAGCTACGGCGATTGGGGACATCGCTCTGGTCGGGGTTGATGGGTGGGGGGTGA